A genomic segment from Nocardiopsis sp. Huas11 encodes:
- a CDS encoding MFS transporter, producing the protein MNRPASPAGAPTREPRRAPGAGRALAALCVTVTTGYGVLFYAFPVLAPAIAADTGWSLAAVTAAFSAAQVVAGLSGIAVGRWIDARGPRPVMTAAAVLSVPAVAALALAPNLWAFGTAWLVCGAAMAGLFYPPAFAALTRWYGEGRVRALTVLTLAAGFASTVFAPLTAVLEASLGWRGAYLVLAGVLAVVVVPLHALALTPPWDRAARGRDTGGARRLPAAAREPAFLALAAALALGSFTVYAVVVNLVPLVEERGFGTTAAAWALGIGGLGQVLGRLAYAPAERWLAPVPRTVLVLLACAATTALFALVPGPLALLLGIALLAGAARGVLTLLHATAVADRWGTGDYATLNGLLHTPLMLAIALAPWAGAALAGPLGGYPAVFALMAALAALGALLALATRTEPTPDKDEHPWNTHP; encoded by the coding sequence GTGAACCGCCCCGCCTCCCCCGCCGGGGCTCCCACGCGCGAGCCCCGGCGGGCCCCCGGGGCGGGGCGGGCCCTGGCCGCGCTCTGCGTCACCGTCACGACCGGCTACGGCGTGCTGTTCTACGCCTTCCCGGTGCTCGCCCCGGCCATCGCGGCGGACACCGGATGGTCGCTGGCGGCGGTCACCGCCGCTTTCTCCGCCGCGCAGGTGGTGGCGGGGCTCAGCGGGATCGCCGTGGGCCGGTGGATCGATGCCCGAGGGCCGCGGCCGGTGATGACGGCGGCGGCCGTCCTGTCGGTGCCGGCGGTGGCGGCACTCGCCCTGGCACCGAACCTGTGGGCCTTCGGCACGGCCTGGCTCGTCTGCGGGGCGGCGATGGCGGGCCTGTTCTACCCTCCGGCCTTCGCCGCTCTGACCCGCTGGTACGGGGAGGGGCGGGTGCGGGCGCTCACGGTCCTGACTCTGGCCGCCGGGTTCGCCAGCACGGTCTTCGCGCCGCTCACGGCCGTTCTGGAGGCATCACTGGGCTGGCGGGGCGCCTACCTCGTCCTCGCGGGCGTGCTCGCGGTGGTGGTCGTGCCCCTGCACGCTCTCGCCCTGACCCCGCCGTGGGACCGGGCAGCGCGCGGCCGGGACACCGGCGGCGCCAGGCGACTCCCAGCGGCGGCCCGGGAACCCGCGTTCCTGGCCCTGGCCGCGGCGCTGGCCCTGGGGTCGTTCACGGTGTACGCGGTGGTGGTCAACCTCGTGCCCCTGGTGGAGGAGCGCGGATTCGGGACGACGGCCGCCGCGTGGGCCCTCGGGATCGGCGGCCTCGGCCAGGTGCTGGGCCGCCTCGCCTACGCCCCGGCGGAGCGGTGGCTCGCCCCCGTGCCGCGGACCGTGCTCGTCCTCCTGGCCTGCGCCGCCACCACCGCCCTGTTCGCCCTCGTCCCCGGCCCGCTCGCGCTGCTGCTCGGGATCGCGCTGCTCGCGGGGGCCGCGCGCGGCGTCCTCACCCTGCTCCACGCCACGGCCGTGGCCGACCGGTGGGGCACCGGGGACTACGCCACGCTCAACGGCCTCCTGCACACCCCGCTCATGCTCGCCATCGCGCTCGCCCCCTGGGCCGGCGCCGCCCTGGCCGGGCCACTGGGCGGATATCCGGCGGTGTTCGCGCTGATGGCCGCACTCGCCGCGCTCGGGGCGCTGCTCGCCCTGGCGACCCGTACCGAACCAACTCCCGACAAGGACGAACACCCATGGAACACACACCCCTGA
- a CDS encoding metalloregulator ArsR/SmtB family transcription factor, with protein MTVTHEHTMGLLPTEDAETYAAWFACLAEPTRVRLLHAIASYPGAMSVGQLAEAVGVRQPTVSHHLRKLAEVGFVTTSRVGTSTRVAVNADCCTGLPHAADAVMGMLAARPCCPTEVPEDVTVRALTDADLSAVRRLHAAGTAAGDVLAEEGDAAGATDSGVKADLDTDWLDGHAWVAERDGTVIGWAAAWPVSRLSAYAGVAETRIHVAEGERGRGVGKALARTQVVEADLAGLWTLQASVLPEDKAALALLHASGYRTLAVRERLVRHRGEWRDVVLLERRRDDTVDPGAVGVQDLPDPVLRPRADGA; from the coding sequence ATGACCGTCACGCACGAACACACCATGGGGCTGCTGCCGACCGAGGACGCCGAGACCTACGCCGCCTGGTTCGCGTGCCTGGCCGAGCCCACACGGGTCCGCCTGCTGCACGCCATCGCCTCCTATCCGGGCGCCATGAGCGTGGGGCAGCTGGCCGAGGCCGTGGGCGTGCGGCAGCCCACCGTCTCCCACCACCTGCGCAAACTCGCCGAAGTGGGCTTCGTGACCACCTCCCGCGTCGGCACCTCCACCCGGGTCGCGGTCAACGCCGACTGCTGCACCGGCCTGCCGCACGCCGCCGACGCGGTGATGGGCATGCTCGCGGCGCGCCCCTGCTGCCCCACCGAGGTGCCCGAGGACGTCACCGTGCGCGCCCTGACCGACGCCGACCTGTCGGCCGTGCGCCGCCTCCACGCCGCCGGAACCGCGGCCGGGGACGTCCTCGCCGAGGAGGGCGACGCGGCCGGTGCAACCGACTCCGGCGTGAAAGCCGACCTGGACACCGACTGGCTCGACGGGCACGCGTGGGTGGCCGAGCGCGACGGAACGGTCATCGGATGGGCCGCCGCCTGGCCGGTGTCCCGGCTCAGCGCCTACGCGGGCGTGGCCGAGACGCGGATCCACGTGGCGGAGGGCGAGCGCGGCCGGGGCGTCGGCAAGGCGCTGGCCCGCACGCAGGTCGTCGAGGCCGACCTCGCCGGACTGTGGACCCTCCAGGCCTCGGTCCTGCCCGAGGACAAGGCGGCCCTCGCCCTGCTGCACGCGTCGGGCTACCGGACCCTGGCCGTTCGCGAGCGGCTCGTCCGGCACCGGGGCGAGTGGCGGGACGTCGTCCTCCTCGAACGCCGGCGCGACGACACCGTGGACCCCGGCGCGGTGGGCGTCCAGGACCTGCCCGACCCCGTCCTGCGGCCCCGCGCCGACGGCGCCTAG
- a CDS encoding YafY family protein, giving the protein MTARERMLRLLSLLRSGRHWPADELAAAVGAPSRTLRRDIDHLRKMGYPVEGTRGPGGHYRLVAGAALPPLLLEGDEAIATVLGLRLAAAGATGIDLTAESAERAEAKLRRILPASLRRRTDETLAAVEFGRSEHPPTSPTVLSVVASAIAAHRCLAFDYDGKGGRSFRTVEPIRLVQIRQRWYLYAWDGDREDWRSFRLDRIADPRTTGATFRPRPLPGDDLAGHLQARFHGPRTTRVVLTLHTDVRDAAARLHRVDGSLASLDEHSCRYVAYVDSFEWLAVVLTVTDIDFRVEGPAEFRDYLARTGQRLLRATEAVSG; this is encoded by the coding sequence GTGACGGCGAGAGAACGGATGCTCCGGCTGCTGTCCCTGCTGCGATCCGGTCGGCACTGGCCCGCGGACGAACTGGCCGCGGCGGTGGGAGCGCCCTCCCGCACGCTTCGACGCGACATCGACCACCTGCGCAAGATGGGGTACCCCGTGGAGGGCACCCGCGGACCAGGAGGCCACTACCGCCTCGTGGCCGGCGCCGCGCTGCCGCCCCTCCTGCTCGAAGGCGACGAAGCGATCGCCACCGTCCTCGGGCTACGCCTCGCGGCCGCCGGAGCGACCGGCATCGACCTCACGGCGGAATCCGCCGAACGTGCCGAGGCGAAGCTCCGCCGCATTCTTCCCGCCTCCCTGCGCCGCAGGACCGACGAAACGCTCGCCGCGGTGGAGTTCGGTCGCAGTGAGCATCCCCCGACCAGCCCCACCGTCCTGAGCGTCGTCGCCTCCGCGATCGCGGCCCATCGGTGTCTCGCCTTCGACTACGACGGGAAGGGAGGGCGGTCGTTCCGGACGGTCGAGCCGATACGGCTCGTGCAGATCCGCCAACGCTGGTACCTCTACGCGTGGGACGGCGACCGCGAGGACTGGCGCAGCTTCCGGCTCGACCGCATCGCCGACCCGCGAACGACCGGTGCGACGTTCCGGCCACGCCCCCTTCCCGGCGACGACCTCGCGGGGCATCTCCAAGCGCGGTTCCACGGCCCGAGGACGACGCGGGTCGTCCTCACCCTGCACACCGACGTGCGCGACGCCGCGGCCCGCCTTCACCGTGTCGACGGGTCCCTCGCATCCCTCGACGAACACAGCTGCCGGTATGTCGCCTACGTCGATTCCTTCGAGTGGCTCGCCGTCGTTCTGACCGTCACCGACATCGACTTCAGAGTCGAGGGGCCCGCCGAGTTCCGGGACTACCTCGCGCGCACCGGACAACGCCTGCTGCGGGCCACCGAAGCCGTGTCGGGGTAA
- a CDS encoding FAD-dependent oxidoreductase has protein sequence MNEVLPVVVIGAGPAGLAAAAELVQRGLPVQVLERGPAAGAAVAEWGHVRLFSSWRDLVAPAAEKLLSATGWRRGDDDAYPTGREWVEAYLAPLSAVLGERVRYGAEVTGVSRLGRDRVVDTDRDDLPFTVRVRTERGEERLLARAVVDASGTWDSPNPLGGDGLPALGESGAASAGRLSYRVPDTADPAVRVRYAGRRTAVVGSGHSALTALVALAGLAADDPDTRIVWVLRRGETGDAFGGGSDDQLAARGALGTRARKAVEAGYIETVTGFRTTEVRAEGESLVLVDDDGGAGDGRALAPVDEVVALTGFRPDLSFLSEIRLGLDATLQAPVALAPLIDPNVHSCGTVYPHGAAELAQPESGFYLAGMKSYGRAPTFLSLTGYEQVRSIAAALDGDHESAARVELTLPETGVCKGNGLTDPDDAAEAVDEGGCCGAPEPATVDLVTPSGSLLTP, from the coding sequence ATGAACGAGGTACTCCCCGTCGTCGTGATCGGTGCCGGACCCGCGGGGCTGGCCGCCGCGGCCGAACTGGTCCAGCGCGGCCTGCCCGTCCAGGTCCTGGAGCGGGGCCCCGCCGCCGGCGCCGCAGTCGCCGAGTGGGGCCACGTCCGCCTGTTCTCCTCCTGGCGCGACCTCGTCGCCCCGGCCGCGGAGAAGCTGCTGTCCGCCACCGGCTGGCGGCGCGGCGACGACGACGCCTACCCCACCGGCCGCGAGTGGGTCGAGGCCTATCTGGCCCCGCTGTCCGCCGTCCTCGGCGAGCGGGTCCGCTACGGCGCCGAGGTCACCGGGGTCAGCCGCCTGGGCCGCGACCGGGTCGTGGACACCGACCGCGACGACCTGCCCTTCACCGTCCGGGTCCGCACAGAGCGGGGCGAGGAGCGCCTCCTGGCGCGCGCCGTGGTCGACGCCTCCGGCACGTGGGACTCCCCCAACCCGCTGGGCGGCGACGGCCTGCCCGCCCTCGGCGAGAGCGGAGCCGCGTCGGCCGGCCGCCTGTCCTACCGCGTCCCCGACACCGCCGACCCCGCCGTCCGGGTCCGCTACGCCGGGCGCCGCACGGCCGTGGTCGGCAGCGGCCACTCCGCGCTCACCGCCCTGGTGGCGCTGGCCGGACTCGCCGCGGACGACCCCGACACCCGCATCGTGTGGGTGCTGCGCCGGGGCGAGACCGGCGACGCCTTCGGCGGCGGCTCCGACGACCAGCTCGCCGCCCGCGGCGCGCTGGGCACGCGGGCCAGGAAGGCGGTGGAGGCCGGGTACATCGAGACGGTGACGGGCTTTCGCACGACCGAGGTCCGCGCGGAGGGCGAGTCCCTGGTCCTGGTCGACGATGACGGCGGTGCCGGCGACGGCCGCGCCCTGGCGCCGGTCGACGAAGTGGTCGCCCTCACCGGCTTCCGTCCCGACCTGTCCTTCCTCTCCGAGATCCGACTCGGCCTGGACGCCACCCTCCAGGCGCCGGTGGCGCTGGCCCCGCTCATCGACCCCAACGTCCACTCCTGTGGCACCGTCTACCCCCACGGCGCGGCCGAGCTGGCCCAGCCGGAGTCCGGGTTCTACCTGGCCGGGATGAAGTCCTACGGCCGCGCGCCCACGTTCCTCTCGCTCACCGGATACGAGCAGGTGCGCAGCATCGCCGCCGCGCTGGACGGGGACCACGAGTCCGCCGCCCGGGTGGAGCTGACCCTGCCCGAGACCGGGGTCTGCAAGGGCAACGGGCTGACCGATCCGGACGACGCGGCGGAGGCCGTCGACGAGGGCGGCTGCTGCGGGGCGCCCGAGCCCGCCACCGTCGACCTGGTCACGCCGTCCGGTTCCCTGCTCACCCCGTGA